A region from the Mya arenaria isolate MELC-2E11 chromosome 2, ASM2691426v1 genome encodes:
- the LOC128209325 gene encoding uncharacterized protein LOC128209325: MSLFQVPGSTKEGNNVEKCANDVDKLVYAAKVGQWDVAWPILGTPDAPKKSYLLNAIPQNRRWGVLHQAVYWKDPSILRTLLKFKSCDSDMKAKKCESECGATGRMNALEIANKYKYTAMSVILKNHMINSVREQHIPTFQPYDGYCDNKGLCLLSVTLSSYKI; the protein is encoded by the exons ATGTCGTTGTTTCAAGTGCCCGGCAG CACAAAGGAGggaaataatgtcgagaaatgtGCCAATGATGTAGACAAGCTCGTGTATGCTGCTAAGGTGGGACAATGGGATGTCGCTTGGCCCATTCTTGGAACACCAGATGCTCCCAAAAAGAGTTACCTCTTAAACGCAATCCCTCAAAATCGTCGATGGGGTGTTTTACATCAGGCCGTGTATTGGAAAGATCCGAGCATTCTTCGAACTTTGCTAAAATTCAAATCGTGCGATTCAGATATGAAAGCAAAGAAATGTGAGTCAGAATGCGGCGCCACTGGGAGAATGAATGCCCTTGAAATCgcaaataagtataaatatacaGCAATGagtgttattttgaaaaaccaTATGATTAACAGCGTTCGAGAACAACATATCCCGACGTTCCAGCCATATGATGGTTACTGCGACAATAAAGGACTCTGTTTGCTATCGGTCACTCTGTCGTCATACAAGATTTAG